In a genomic window of Primulina huaijiensis isolate GDHJ02 chromosome 10, ASM1229523v2, whole genome shotgun sequence:
- the LOC140985919 gene encoding secreted RxLR effector protein 161-like, with protein sequence MNLVDDCVYHKFRGSKHICLVLYVDDILLASNDIELLHDTKRFLAKNFEMKDLGDASFVLGIQIHRDRSRGILRLSQKGYIDKVLKQYGMQDCKPTDTSVAKGDKFSLKQCPKNDFQEKEMQKIPYSSAVGSLMYAQVCTRPDIAYVTGMLGRYLSNLGVEHWKAVKRVLRYLQRTKDYMLIYQRSDQLEIIGYTDSDFAGCQDSMKSTSGYIYLIAGGAIFLKSAKQSLIASSTMAAEFVACYETSNHGL encoded by the coding sequence ATGAATTTGGTCGATGATTGTGTGTACCATAAGTTCAGAGGGAGTAAGCatatttgtttggttttatatgttgatgacattctgcTCGCTAGCAACGATATAGAGTTGTTGCATGACACCAAGAGATTTCTAGCtaagaattttgagatgaaagatcttGGTGATGCATCTTTTGTACTAGGTATTCAGATACATCGGGATCGCTCTCGAGGTATTCTTAGATTATCTCAGAAAGGCTATATCGATAAAGTTCTCAAGCAATATGGGATGCAAGATTGCAAACCAACGGATACCTCTGTAGCTAAGGGAGACAAATTTAGTCTCAAACAATGCCCAAAAAATGATTTTCAGGAAAAGGAAATGCAGAAGATTCCCTATTCATCTGCAGTGGGGAGTctgatgtatgctcaggtttgtaCACGTCCAGATATTGCGTACGTGACAGGAATGTTGGGACGATATTTAAGTAATCTGGGAGTGGAACATTGGAAAGCAGTCAAAAGGGTTTTACGGTACCTACAGAGAACAAAAGATTATATGCTCATATATCAGAGGTCGGATCAGCTTGAGATCATTGGGTATACTGACTCCGATTTTGCTGGATGCCAAGATAGTATGAAATCTACGTCGGGCTACATCTATCTCATTGCTGGAGGTGCCATTTTCTTGAAGAGTGCTAAACAGTCTCTTATAGCTTCTTCCACCATGGCAGCTGAGTTTGTAGCGTGTTATGAGACATCCAATCATGGACTATAG